The Candidatus Stygibacter australis nucleotide sequence ATGCCAGATCTTTCCTTCCACCTTTTTCACTTTTATCACATTACTGATATTTTCCTTAAAACTCAAAGTTCCGAAATCACAAGGCTGTCCACCTCCAGTTGGATAAAAAGCTGTTGCTGAAAGCACAATTGCGTTCTGATCAATATCCAATTCCAGCACTTTCGCTGTGAATTCTCGCAAATAACTATCTTCTAAATATAATTGCTGCGTCATTATATCTCCTTATAAAATTATACCTTTAGATATCCCAATGAGAAATCCTTACCGCTAATGAGCTTGAAAAGCTCTGCATAAGGGTATCGCCCGGAAGGTTTTATTACCTGGTCTATTATGAATCTGCCAAACTCCTTTGGCTTTTCTAAAATACTATCTATCTGCTGCTGTTCACAAAATACCTGCTTGAGCATTGCTCCCGTAACATCTCCCATTAAGTAATTATGCAGGTATATAGGATGCGTTGTATGATGGATAAGAAAACCCCAGAGCGGTTCTTCTGCATAAGGCTTCTTCCCCAGTAATTCAGAATACATTTTCCACTTCAATTCCTTGATATCATCTATACTACTGATCGGATTCAAATAGAGTGCCTGATCAAATAAGATATTTTCTATTGCTGTCATTCTATTCATTTCCTGCCATTTCTTAATTGCTCCCAGGTGATTTCCAGCGTTTTCTATATCATCTGCGAAAAAATCCTTATAAAAGATTTCTTCATATAAGAATCCGCCAAATAAATTCGCTATCCCTTCTGAAATGATACCACTCACTCCATAATTCATCAGCACATCATCTACATCAAGCCTGGCATGGTGCATGGCATGACCTGTTTCATGCAGCAGCACTCCAAAGTTGCTGTACCGGTTTTTCACATTTGCCAGGATTCTTGATTCCACGCCACGCTGGATAGGGAAATTATAACCCCATTCTGATTTATTCTTGCGTGGAAATACATCATATGTGGTATTATCTTCGCTGATATCAATTCCAAATCTGGCATATAGCTGTCTTATGGGTTCATAAAATCCTGCCATATCGACTTCTTTCTTTAACTCCGGTGCAATTTTCCCTGATAGATAAGCTCCGTCCCAGGGCATCAGCTCTGATTTTCTCAGATATTTCCGGGCAAATTCACTTTGCGCCTTTTTTATCTGTGGTAATTGCTCCTTAAGTTCCTTTTGCCATGACTGAAAGATAGCAGGATCAAGCTCTCTTTGTTCCAGGGAATAATCCACATAATTATCGGCTCCATAGAGCTGAGCATATTCCTTTCTCATATTCAGAAGTTCAATAAATCCTCCCTCCACCAGAGGTTTATTTACTGCTGTTCGTGATAAAAAAGCTTCTTTTCGCAATTCCTCATCATCACTCTGCTGGACTATCTGGGCTATTTCAATTGAGGTTATCTCTCTGCCCCTTAATTTGTTACGATGAGTATTTAATATCTGTGAAAGTTCAGTTGTCTTTTGCTGCATCTGCTCACTTAGTTTATTCAGCTCAGGAGATAAATGATAATTCTTAAATCTCTTTGCCAGTAATTCCACTCTCCGCCTATCATCAGCGTTTAATTCTTTTTCAAGATGTTCAAGGATCACTTTGTATTTATCTTTATCCTTCAATACTTCAAGCATTTTCTTATATACTTCATTGATCCCAAAATCATAACCAGTAGTATATTTAACCCAGTTCTTACGAGAATATTCTGTTGAAATATCTGCTAACTCTTTTGCTATCTCTTTCACTTTAAAGATATTAACCACAATGTCTCCTCATTATATTTGTTTCTATAATAATAAATCAGTTTATTTCTCTTCTTTCTTCTTTTCATTCTTAAAGTACCTATTGTCTTCCATTTTCAGTAATCGAGACCGTATTAATTCCTTTAACACAGTTTCTGCAAAATACTTATCTGATTGAAAAAGACAGTCATCAGGAAAACTCTGCTTCCTCTCCGAAGGACTCATCCGGTCAAAAAATTCCAGCACCTGATCTTTACTCATTCCCTTATCATCTATTTTGCTTAATAATTTTCTTGCAATAGGACGCATCTGTTATTCCTTACTAATACGTTCT carries:
- a CDS encoding alanine--tRNA ligase-related protein — encoded protein: MTQQLYLEDSYLREFTAKVLELDIDQNAIVLSATAFYPTGGGQPCDFGTLSFKENISNVIKVKKVEGKIWH
- a CDS encoding M3 family metallopeptidase, which produces MVNIFKVKEIAKELADISTEYSRKNWVKYTTGYDFGINEVYKKMLEVLKDKDKYKVILEHLEKELNADDRRRVELLAKRFKNYHLSPELNKLSEQMQQKTTELSQILNTHRNKLRGREITSIEIAQIVQQSDDEELRKEAFLSRTAVNKPLVEGGFIELLNMRKEYAQLYGADNYVDYSLEQRELDPAIFQSWQKELKEQLPQIKKAQSEFARKYLRKSELMPWDGAYLSGKIAPELKKEVDMAGFYEPIRQLYARFGIDISEDNTTYDVFPRKNKSEWGYNFPIQRGVESRILANVKNRYSNFGVLLHETGHAMHHARLDVDDVLMNYGVSGIISEGIANLFGGFLYEEIFYKDFFADDIENAGNHLGAIKKWQEMNRMTAIENILFDQALYLNPISSIDDIKELKWKMYSELLGKKPYAEEPLWGFLIHHTTHPIYLHNYLMGDVTGAMLKQVFCEQQQIDSILEKPKEFGRFIIDQVIKPSGRYPYAELFKLISGKDFSLGYLKV